In Chaetodon trifascialis isolate fChaTrf1 chromosome 2, fChaTrf1.hap1, whole genome shotgun sequence, one DNA window encodes the following:
- the stim2a gene encoding stromal interaction molecule 2, producing MVVSPPCMSDADRYSLEALRSIHQMMDDDQDGGIEVEESVEFIIEDMKQQQTNKHSNLHREDQHITVEELWRGWKSSEVHNWTQDAVLRWLKEFVELPQYERNFKEFKVTGNTLPRIAANEPSFLSGHLRVQDQRDKQKLNIKALDVVLFGPPTRPPHNYMKDLLLIVSVVMGVGGCWFAQAQNKASKVHIAKMMKDLESLQRAEQSLIDLQEQLERAQEEKRNVAEEKQNLEEKMRDEIMGAQEEAHRLHELRQGAVSELSRLRYAEEELEQVLGALKQAEKEMHASWTASEALQQWLQLTHEVEVQYYNVKKQSAVLQLASAKEEAERIKKKRSSVLGTLHVAHSSSLDQVDHKILEAKNALSELTACLRERLHRWQQIERLCGFPIIRNPGLANLTAQLYSDSVALGLPRVPQPCSCHSSVHGSLEDLLEESASPIIPQMPVPPLKRSPRTQRSTICRSRRSGVITQPPAGIISTDPDLLIPIRAPYPCFDEEDGRFLKTLKKQDSQEMYSDTEYITSPTLSKMFPCSTLETSSQKLYHDETELLLDSSIINPLSKEAEPVVESPVRKISAQEIEASVDASCRKMVKDKLLITSFENPSLKMSKEESLIEATSRKIPRDRSEVPMNVAVRKVLSSELDAEFPARKIERDTTGELDNASRNVYRERSDLPLEVRKILWNELEATTDVATRKISRDMMGVSMDSASRKMKRDDVERPFDSVSRRIARDSMGMSLDTSSRKLPRNKGECQLDSSVRALAMDKMVETTKTPLRKISRDELECCTDTSSIRMLPREKSEALMDTSASTEKEEFSLEPSTSRRILRNELEMPAGSLRRRLPRMIRDDTDISTDSPTGKIPWERVDVSMEIPKQSILREEMGASESSSSPGRTGQPDLMMTSHGPWKSSSDLFPVGPLSQLVYDGILEKSCNSMATTPTSLSASTPNLPQSRQVEPSVPPTSIASPSPPLPSRRNKDKEKSKKSLKLKNLFKKKNESAPENLQSGLQKL from the exons ATGGTGGTGTCTCCACCATGTATGAGTGACGCGGATCGCTACAGCCTGGAGGCCCTGCGGAGCATCCATCAAATGATGGACGATGACCAAGATGGTGGGATTGAGGTGGAGGAGAGTGTGGAG tTTATCATTGAAgacatgaagcagcagcagacaaacaaacacagcaacctGCACAGAGAAGACCAGCACATAACAGTTGAGGAGCTCTGGAGGGGCTGGAAGTCatctgaag TACATAATTGGACTCAAGATGCAGTTCTTCGCTGGCTGAAGGAGTTTGTTGAGTTGCCACAGTATGAGAGAAACTTTAAAGAGTTTAAGGTCACTGGAAACACACTTCCCAG GATTGCAGCTAATGAGCCGTCGTTCCTGAGTGGCCATCTGAGGGTTCAGGACCAGAGAGACAAGCAGAAGCTCAACATTAAAGCTCTGGATGTTGTTCTGTTTGGGCCGCCGACAC GTCCCCCTCATAACTACATGAAGGACCTTCTGCTAATTGTATCAGTGGTGATGGGAGTTGGAGGCTGCTGGTTTGCCCAAGCCCAGAACAAAGCCAGTAAAGTACACATAGCCAAGATGATGAAAGATTTGGAAAGTCTGCAGAGGGCTGAACAGAGCCTCATAGATCTGCAGGAACA ACTGGAACGAGCCCAGGAAGAAAAGCGGAACGTGGCTGAGGAGAAACAGAATCTGGAAGAGAAGATGAGGGATGAGATCATGGGAGCGCAGGAGGAGGCTCACCGCCTGCACGAGCTGAGGCAGGGAGCTGTTAGTGAGCTCAGCCGCCTTAGATATGCAGAGGAAGAGTTGGAGCAG GTTCTTGGAGCACTGAAGCAGGCGGAGAAGGAAATGCATGCTAGCTGGACGGCCTCAGAGGCTCTCCAGCAGTGGCTGCAGCTGACACATGAAGTCGAGGTCCAGTACTACAATGTCAAGAAGCAGAGTGCAGTACTACAGCTTGCCTCTGCCAAGGAAGAG GCTGAGAGGATTAAAAAGAAGAGGAGTTCTGTGCTGGGGACTCTCCATGTCGCCCACAGCTCCTCTCTAGACCAAGTTGACCACAAGATCCTGGAGGCAAA GAATGCCTTGTCTGAACTAACAGCCTGCCTACGGGAACGCCTTCATCGCTGGCAGCAAATCGAGCGCCTCTGTGGGTTCCCCATCATTAGGAATCCTGGCCTTGCAAACCTCACTGCCCAGCTCTACTCAGACTCAGTTGCCCTTGGGTTGCCCCGAGTACCCCAGCCTTGTTCATGTCACAGTTCTGTCCATGGATCTTTAGAAGATCTGTTAGAGGAGTCTGCTTCTCCAATCATACCACAGATGCCAG TTCCACCACTGAAGCGCTCTCCTCGCACACAGCGATCCACCATATGTCGTTCACGTCGTTCTGGGGTCATCACTCAGCCACCGGCTGGCATAATCTCCACTGACCCTGACCTTCTCATCCCCATCCGAGCTCCATACCCTTGTTTTGATGAGGAAGATGGACGCTTCCTGAAAACTCTAAAGAAACA AGACTCCCAAGAAATGTATTCAGACACAGAATACATAACATCACCCACTCTCAGCAAAATGTTCCCATGCTCCACTCTTGAAACATCCTCTCAAAAGCTCTATCATGATGAAACTGAGCTGCTTTTAGACAGCTCCATTATAAATCCTTTGAGTAAAGAAGCAGAACCTGTTGTTGAATCTCCAGTTCGCAAAATTTCTGCCCAAGAGATTGAAGCTTCTGTAGATGCTTCCTGCAGGAAGATGGTGAAAGACAAATTGTTGATTACATCTTTTGAAAACCCGTCTTTGAAGATGTCCAAAGAAGAATCTTTGATAGAGGCTACATCAAGGAAGATACCAAGAGACAGGAGTGAAGTTCCCATGAATGTTGCAGTTAGAAAGGTGCTTTCCAGTGAGTTGGATGCAGAATTTCCAGCCAGGAAAATAGAGAGGGATACAACAGGAGAGTTGGACAACGCTTCAAGGAATGTATACAGAGAAAGAAGTGATTTACCTCTGGAGGTACGAAAGATTCTTTGGAATGAATTAGAAGCAACAACAGATGTTGCAACAAGGAAGATATCAAGAGATATGATGGGGGTTTCAATGGACAGTGCCTCAAGAAAGATGAAACGAGATGATGTTGAGCGTCCATTTGACTCAGTATCCAGAAGGATTGCAAGGGATTCAATGGGAATGTCCCTAGACACAAGTTCTAGAAAGCTTCCACGGAATAAAGGAGAATGCCAGCTTGATTCATCTGTCAGGGCATTAGCAATGGACAAAATGGTTGAGACCACTAAGACACCATTAAGAAAGATATCTAGAGATGAGCTGGAGTGTTGCACAGATACCTCTTCCATAAGGATGCTACCCCGAGAAAAATCTGAAGCACTTATGGATACCTCGGCCTCAACAGAGAAGGAAGAGTTCAGCTTAGAACCATCAACAAGTAGGAGGATACTGAGAAATGAACTTGAGATGCCTGCTGGTTCTCTGAGAAGGAGACTACCAAGAATGATAAGAGATGACACTGACATTTCCACAGACAGTCCCACAGGAAAAATCCCTTGGGAGAGAGTTGATGTATCAATGGAAATACCTAAACAATCAATACTGAGGGAGGAGATGGGAGCATCCGAGTCAAGTTCATCTCCAGGTCGAACTGGACAGCCAGACCTTATGATGACCTCCCATGGGCCATGGAAGTCGTCATCAGACCTTTTCCCTGTTGGCCCATTGAGCCAGCTTGTTTACGATGGAATCCTTGAGAAGTCCTGCAACTCCATGGCGACGACCCCAACCAGCCTCTCTGCCTCAACACCCAACCTGCCCCAGAGCAGGCAGGTGGAGCCATCAGTGCCACCAACAAGTATTGCCTCCCCATCTCCTCCATTACCCAGTCGGAGGAACAAGGATAAGGAAAAGAGCAAGAAATCCTTAAAGCtcaaaaatctttttaaaaagaaaaatgagtcaGCTCCAGAGAATCTTCAAAGTGGTCTTCAGAAACTCTGA